The genomic segment TCGCCCTCCTGGTAGCGGGCGCGGGCGGAGAGCAGCGGGCTGGCCTCGGGCACCCCGCGCAGGCCGCGCAGCGCCGCCTCCCAGTCGCCCCGGTCCTTGGCGACGAGGCCGCGCCACAGCTCCGCCCGCGCTCCCCCCGCCGCCGTGCGCGGGTCGGTGACGGCGCGGGTGGCCGCCGCCAGGTCGCCGCGCCAGCGGGCCAGCGCCGCCTCCACGAGCAGGGCGTCCGCCTGCGCCGCCGCCTGCCAGGGGTCGGGGGGACCGGCGAGGGCCGAGCACAAGTCGGGGTGGTGCAAGCCCGCCTCGGCCGCCTCGAAGTTGCCCGCGTCCACGCTGCTTTCTGCCAGTTTGACCCGCGCCCACGCCCGCACCGCCGCCCGCCCGGATTCGAGCAGGGTGAAGAGGGCGTCGCGGGCACCCGGATCGTCGTACTCGCCGCGTCCGGCGTGGTGGGCGGCGACCGCGCGGGCCAGCGCTTCCCGCACCTCGCCCGCTGCGCCCCGGCGCACGCGCGGCCACAGGGGCGGGAGGTGCCGCGTCTCGTCGGGATGGGCCGCGAGCCAGCGGGCGAGGGCCTCCCACTCCCCCAGCCCCGCGAAAGCGGTCAGCCGTGCCCCGGCGAGGGCCGGGTGGGGCGGCGCAGCGGTCAGGCGACGGCGGGCCGCGTCCTGCTCGGCGGCGGGCACCCCGGCGAGGGCGGCGGCGAGGGCCGGGGCCGGGGTCCACCCCTGCGGGTGCGGATGCAGCAGGGCGCGGGCATGGGGGGGCAGGGCCGTCACCTCGTTTCCCAGCGCCGCCGCAAGAGGCTCGGGGCACAGAATGTCGCCTTCCAGCGCCGACACCGCCGCCGCCAGCCGCCGCACGTCGGGGTCGGCGAGGAGGCGGGCGGGGGGGCCGCCGGGTCCGGCTCGCCCCCCGCCGCCAGCAACGCGAGGCGGTCGAGGTGCCGCCCCGTTTCGCGCACGAGCGCATCCGCCCGTTCGCGAGACACCCCCAGACGCGCCATCAGGTAGGCCCGCGCCTCGGCGGGGGTGGGGGGCCGCAGGTCGATGACCTCGGCGACGCCGGGAGGCAACCCCGCCGCGTCCTCCAGCGCGAGCAGCACCGCCACACCGGGCGGCGCGAGGCGCAGCAGGTGCTCGGCCGCCCACGCCGCCGGGGTCAGGGGGCCGTCGGGCGAGCGGGGCGGCTCTCCCCCGAAGCGCACGTCCGACGTGACCCGCGCGAGCAGCACGCCCGGCACGGGGGGGAGGGCGCGGCGGGCTGCCTCCGCTTGCGCCGCCGCCTGCCCCGCCCAGGAGGTGCCCGCCGGGGTCAGACGCAGAGTGTCGGCCACGTCGCCGTCCAGCCCCAGCCGCCGCACGCTCAGGCCCGGCACCTCCTCCAGCGCCCGCTCCAGGTGGTCGAGCAGCACCGTCTTGCCTGCGCCGGGCCGCCCGGTCACGATCAGCCGGGGCGAGCGCCCGGCCCGCACCCCGGCCAGAAACTGCTTGTAGGCGCGTTTCTTGGCGCGGCCCAGCAGTTCGAGTTCGGGGGGCAGCGGAGCGGGCGGGGCCGGGTCGGGGGCAGCGACCTCCAGCGGGCGGCCCGCCTCCCGCGCGAGGTCGGCCAGGATGCCGCGCAGCAGTGCCTTGTCGCGCGGGGTGCCCACGTCGCGGTAGACGATGTTGCGCACCGACGCCGGGTTGCCGCCCCGCTCGCGCAGCTCGGCCTCCAGCCAGCGCAGGCTGCCGCGCACGCCCCGGCCCGGCTCCTGCTGGGGGGGCAGGTGCACGCGCAACTCGGCCAGGGCTGCCTTCCAATCCACGGTGGGGCGAGCCTAGAGCATTTGCCATGGAGGTGCCGCCGCAGGTGCTGTCCACGCCCCCCGGTTCCTGACGGGGCGGGTCAGATTCTGCGCGGGCGCCTGTGTATACTCGGTCCAGTTTTCCCACAGTTCAGACCCCAGGAGGAACCCCCATGTCCCAGAAGTTTGCCGTGCCTGCCCTCGTGACCCTCGCCCTTGCCGCTGCCGGAAGCGCCTCCGCGCAGTCGCTCGCCGCCGCGCAGTCCCTGTACGACCAGGGCAAGTGGCAGGAGGCCGCCAGCGCCGCCGCCGCCCTCAAGACCAGCGCGGGCTACGCCCTGGCGGCCGAGTCCACCACTGCGGGCGCGGGCCTGAGCGCCGAGAGCGCCAAGAAGGGCCTGTTCCAGAAGGCGCAGGACTACGCCCGTCAGGCGATCAGCGCCGACAAGAACAACCCCGACGCCTACTTTGAACTCGCCCGCGCCCAGGGCCGCCTCGCGCAGTACAGCGGCATCCTGAACAGCCTCGGGCTGGCGGGCGATATGAAGAAGAACCTCGACACCGCGATCAAGCTCAGGCCCAATATGGCCTCCGCCTACGTGGCGCTGGGGCTGTGGCACGCCAACCTCGTGTCCAAGGGCACCGTGGCGACCCTGGCGACGGGCGCCAAGCGCAACCAGATCAACCCCAACTTCGAAAAGGCCATCGCGCTGGAGCCGAACAAGGCCATTCACCGCATCGAGTACGCCAACGCGCTGATTCTGCAGGGCAACAAGGCGGCGGCCCGCACCCAGCTTGAAAAGGCCGTGACCCTGCCCGCCGACACCTTCTGGGAAAAGCGCGATCTGGAGCAGGCGCGGAAGACGCTGGCCGGGCTGTAAACCGTCAGCAACGTCGAAGAGTCCCAGCCTCGGCTGGGGCTTTTTGTTGCCGGTCAGCCTCCCAGGAGCGCCACCGCCCCCGGCAGCACCTCCACGCGCACCCCCGTCGCGCGGCCCACCACGTCGCCGTCAAGGTGCAGCCAGGTCGGCTGCGCCCAGGCCAGCTCGGCCACCCGGCCTGCCTGGTGGTGCACGCCGGGGTCACCCAGGTGACGGCCCGGCAGTACCAGCGCCATCAGCCGCAGCACCTGCCGCCGCCCCAGCGGACCGCTGACGACCACGTTGAGGAGGCCGTCGCGTGGGTCAGACTCGGGACTGATGTGAAACCCGCCCCCGTAGCGCGTGCCGTTCATGGCGGCGGCGAGGATGCTGGGGCCGGCATACAACGGCTTGCCGTCCACGTCCGCCGTGACGGGGGTGAGGGTGAGGTGACGCAGGGTGGTCAGCGCGGCCCAGGCGTAGCGCCCCAGCCCCGGCAGCCACGCGGGGGCGTCGGGGAGCCGGGCGGTGAGCTGAGCGTCGAAGCCCATGCCCAGGCCGTTGAGCAGCAGCCGCGTCTCGCCCGCACGGTCGCCTCCCTGCAAGGATACCCGCAGGGCATCCACCGGCCGGGGCGACCCCGCGAGCCGCGAGAGGGCCGCCCGGAAGTCCCCCGGCTTGAGGCCCAGCATCCCCGCGAAGTCGTTCCCGGTGCCCAGCGGAATGACGCCCAGGGGCCGCCCGGTCCCCACCAGCGCGGGCAGTAGCGCCCCCACCGTGCCGTCGCCGCCCACCGCGAGCACCGCCACGCCGGGGGGCAGCGCCTGCACCCGCGCCAGCGCCGCCGGACCGCTCGCCTCCTGAATCACCTCGTACTCCAGCCCACGCACCCGCAACTCGGCTTCCAACCGGGGCCAGGTGCGCCCGGCCAGGCCCCGCCCGGCGGTGGGGTTGAGGACGAC from the Deinococcus sp. NW-56 genome contains:
- a CDS encoding diacylglycerol kinase family protein — encoded protein: MTQAPSPLAPLARSYAVVLNPTAGRGLAGRTWPRLEAELRVRGLEYEVIQEASGPAALARVQALPPGVAVLAVGGDGTVGALLPALVGTGRPLGVIPLGTGNDFAGMLGLKPGDFRAALSRLAGSPRPVDALRVSLQGGDRAGETRLLLNGLGMGFDAQLTARLPDAPAWLPGLGRYAWAALTTLRHLTLTPVTADVDGKPLYAGPSILAAAMNGTRYGGGFHISPESDPRDGLLNVVVSGPLGRRQVLRLMALVLPGRHLGDPGVHHQAGRVAELAWAQPTWLHLDGDVVGRATGVRVEVLPGAVALLGG